From the Butyricicoccus intestinisimiae genome, the window ATCTTTCTTGATAGCACCGCAGCAGTGACACATCTTAGATGATGGATACCATCTGTCTACAACTCTTAACTCAATACCATTAGCATCACATTTAGCTTTTAACTTGGTTCTAAATTCATAAAACTTCTGCGATGCAACAGCTTTTGAAAGATGTCTGTTCTTCATCATTCCTGATACATTCAAATCTTCAATAGCTATATAAGATGGCTTGATTTTCACTATCTCAGCTATTGTCTTATTGATATAATCAGTACGGATATTGTCTATCTTATGATAAAGTTTCTGTACCTTAAGCTTTTGTTTTTGTATATTTTTCTGAGTGGACTCTCCTTTCTTTAAATTCTCATACTTACGTGAGAGACATCTTTGTTCTCTACACAATTTCTTTTCTAATTTCTTGGCTCTTGCTGACTTATTGATGTTTTTATATATCTTACCGTCAGAAACAACTGCCAAATCCTTCAAGCCTAAGTCTATTCCAATACCATTATTACTGTTGTTAGCAATATTTATGTCTGGAATTTCCACAAGAACAGATACATAGTATCTACCTGCTTTAATGGATACGGTACCGCTTTTTATCTTCCATCCATCTTTAGTTGTGGGGATGTAACCTTTTTCTTTAATGCGTACCCAACCTAAAGTCGGTATTTTTATTCTATGTCTCTCGCAAGCTAAACCCTTTGGATTACCCCTTACAAAATACATTTTTACATCTGATTTGCCTTTCTTTTTGAAATTAGGAAAAGCACTCTGATGTTTAAAAAATCTTATAAAAGCAGTGCAACCATCTTCAATAGACTTCTTTACGGCTTTTGAAGATACTTCTTTGATCCATACTTTATCAGGATTATTAGGAATATATTCATTATTGAGCCACACGCTAAAGCTTTTTCCAGTCATAAACTTTTCGCCTTTATTATGCAGCTCTTTGTTGTATCCAAGATAGAAGTTATAGATGTATCTGCAAGTACCAATAGTTTTGTTGATTCTGACTTTCTGTTCATCTGTCGGGTTTATTTCTGTCTTGAAGCACTTTAGCAATTTCCTCATCTCCTTCTATTTGTTTTTTGTACTTACGAAGTCCATACAATCTACAAGAGAAAACGTGGAGTATGGATACAATATCCTGTACTAGTTCTTCTTGCGGTGATAGGTCTTCGTTGTTCACTACCACTATGGCTGTATTGAACTTCATACAGAATTTTTCAAACCAATCATAACCAAATCTGATAAATCTATCTTTGTGTGTGACTATGATGGTTTTAATTTTTTGTTCCATGACTTCATCTAATAATTGATTCCACTTCTTACGATTGTAATTAAGACCACTTCCGTAATCCTCAATACATTGATCTACAATAATACCTTTAGCATTGCAAAACTGTCGTAAAAAAGCTACTTGGTTTTGCAAATTATCTTTTTGATTTCTTGTAGATACTCTGGCATAAATAACAGTTTGGCGATTATCGTTTTCTATGTTTATACCCTTAAATTGAAGATATTGGTCGTAAGTGTAATAACGCCTATTAGTTGGAGTTCGATTTGCTTTTAGAATTCCTTCTCTATCCCAACGTTGTAACGTCTTGACAGAAACACCTAATAATTCAGCAAAATCTTTTGGCTTATAGTTAGTGATATTAGAAGTGTTCATTATAATATCCTCCATGAGTATATTATAACACATTTAATCACTAATGTCAATGTTTTTAGTTACTTAAAGAAATCTCCTTTCTTTTGTACTCGTCACTACTTCAGCAATGCTAAACCAAAATTTTGCACTAAGTATACTGCACTCGTCAAGTTGCCAGAACCATCATACTGTCCGATTAGACTACACTTCGTGTCTGTACTCAGCAAAGTATAGCTTTGTGTCAAATCGCACGCTACTCCGTATGCAAATCGTGCAATCTGTTCTTGTGTTTGTGCAAGGTCAACAACAGACTTCCAATCCGTTAAGATGCACGCTTCCGCAGACAATACGCGGACCGCATTTCCTTGATGTAATTTTTTGCGTTTATGTACTTCGACATGATAATATGTACATGCGGCATATACCGTTTCGATATTACAGTCACAGATTGCAGCAGTTTTTTCTGTGTTCCGCACTTGAGAATACGTTTCTGCTATTTGTAAGTACCGCTGTTTACGTTCTTCTGTCATGCGCCGATGTCTCTTTTTTAATGGTACGCCGAAT encodes:
- a CDS encoding RNA-guided endonuclease InsQ/TnpB family protein — its product is MLKCFKTEINPTDEQKVRINKTIGTCRYIYNFYLGYNKELHNKGEKFMTGKSFSVWLNNEYIPNNPDKVWIKEVSSKAVKKSIEDGCTAFIRFFKHQSAFPNFKKKGKSDVKMYFVRGNPKGLACERHRIKIPTLGWVRIKEKGYIPTTKDGWKIKSGTVSIKAGRYYVSVLVEIPDINIANNSNNGIGIDLGLKDLAVVSDGKIYKNINKSARAKKLEKKLCREQRCLSRKYENLKKGESTQKNIQKQKLKVQKLYHKIDNIRTDYINKTIAEIVKIKPSYIAIEDLNVSGMMKNRHLSKAVASQKFYEFRTKLKAKCDANGIELRVVDRWYPSSKMCHCCGAIKKDLKLSDRMYRCDCGYIEDRDFNASLNLRDAVTYEVA
- a CDS encoding IS607 family transposase is translated as MTNYKPKDFAELLGVSVKTLQRWDREGILKANRTPTNRRYYTYDQYLQFKGINIENDNRQTVIYARVSTRNQKDNLQNQVAFLRQFCNAKGIIVDQCIEDYGSGLNYNRKKWNQLLDEVMEQKIKTIIVTHKDRFIRFGYDWFEKFCMKFNTAIVVVNNEDLSPQEELVQDIVSILHVFSCRLYGLRKYKKQIEGDEEIAKVLQDRNKPDR